One stretch of Clavibacter californiensis DNA includes these proteins:
- a CDS encoding LacI family DNA-binding transcriptional regulator, translating to MAGRPGLKQVAAIAGVSHMTVSRVLNGHPNIKDSTRQRVLQAVDELNYRPNVAARSLVTRRTQRIGVMVESGAEFGPSSTLRAIERAAREKGYSVTSVAVHNDRDMTPLDAIEHLTGLGIDALCVIAPRSSSVAALRTIDIGIPTLVVKSEKDPTFLTVSVDQQAGMVEAVDHLASLGHRDVLHMSGPLDWLDARSRERAFHSRAKSWGMRERPIVIGDWTSDSGYDFASSLTTVPDFTAMVVASDEMALGVIHGLVERGIRVPQDVSIIGFDDLPTARHMLPPLTTIRQDFDKLGTAVAEVIHARIRGDEIPQRTRIATHLIVRESTAPPRGGSA from the coding sequence GTGGCTGGTCGCCCGGGCCTCAAGCAGGTCGCCGCCATCGCGGGCGTCTCGCACATGACCGTCTCGCGCGTCTTGAACGGGCACCCCAACATCAAGGACTCGACGCGGCAGAGGGTGCTCCAGGCGGTCGACGAGCTGAACTACCGCCCCAACGTCGCGGCCCGGTCGCTCGTCACCCGACGCACGCAGCGCATCGGCGTGATGGTCGAGAGCGGTGCGGAGTTCGGCCCGTCCAGCACGCTGCGTGCGATCGAGCGGGCCGCGCGCGAGAAGGGCTATTCCGTCACATCGGTCGCCGTGCACAACGACCGGGACATGACCCCGCTCGACGCCATCGAGCACCTGACCGGCCTCGGGATCGACGCCCTCTGCGTGATCGCGCCGCGCTCCTCGTCGGTCGCAGCCCTGCGCACCATCGACATCGGCATCCCGACGCTCGTGGTGAAGTCGGAGAAGGACCCGACCTTCCTCACGGTCTCGGTGGATCAGCAGGCGGGCATGGTCGAGGCCGTCGACCATCTGGCGTCGCTGGGGCATCGCGACGTCCTGCACATGTCCGGTCCACTCGACTGGCTCGATGCCCGTTCCCGTGAACGCGCGTTCCACTCGCGGGCGAAGTCCTGGGGCATGCGGGAGCGCCCGATCGTGATCGGCGACTGGACCTCCGACTCCGGCTACGACTTCGCCTCCAGCCTGACCACCGTCCCGGACTTCACCGCGATGGTCGTCGCCAGCGACGAGATGGCCCTCGGCGTGATCCACGGACTCGTCGAACGGGGCATCCGCGTCCCCCAGGACGTCAGCATCATCGGCTTCGACGACCTGCCGACCGCGCGCCACATGCTCCCGCCGCTGACGACGATCCGGCAGGACTTCGACAAGCTGGGGACGGCGGTCGCCGAGGTGATCCACGCACGGATACGCGGCGACGAGATCCCGCAGCGCACCCGCATCGCGACGCATCTGATTGTCCGGGAATCGACCGCGCCACCACGCGGGGGCTCCGCCTAG
- a CDS encoding ABC transporter substrate-binding protein: protein MLTKRHFSKVLVFTALGAMALGLAGCSAGDSGAGGGGDGDLTTIGFVAVGPEGAWRQANEGNIEDTFTKAAGYDLKYAPATNGDQKSQIDSFTSFVDEGVDIILLSATEGSGWEDSLQRAKEAEIPVILIDRGIEPDDTDLYTTRIAPDNIAVSTSVADWAESAFPDGGNYFTLEGPAGVSVVNERNEGWNDVIGADSKFTKLGAQTANWSTEEAKSVFETVLKSNNNDVQLVFAQNDEMGLGAIQAVQEAGLTPGKDVKIATIDGTSSALKALAAGQLNFVAEYNPLFGDTALDAVKKTLAGEKVDSSIVVPSETFDSPEVAAEVLPDRKF from the coding sequence ATGCTCACGAAGAGGCACTTCAGCAAGGTCCTGGTCTTCACAGCCCTCGGAGCGATGGCGTTGGGCCTCGCGGGCTGCTCCGCAGGCGACTCCGGCGCAGGCGGAGGCGGGGACGGCGACCTGACGACCATCGGATTCGTCGCCGTCGGCCCTGAGGGCGCATGGCGCCAGGCGAACGAGGGCAACATCGAGGACACCTTCACCAAGGCGGCCGGTTACGACCTCAAGTACGCGCCGGCCACCAACGGCGACCAGAAGTCCCAGATCGACTCCTTCACCTCGTTCGTGGACGAGGGAGTGGACATCATCCTGCTCTCCGCCACGGAGGGTTCGGGCTGGGAGGACTCCCTGCAGCGCGCCAAGGAGGCCGAGATCCCGGTCATCCTGATCGACCGCGGCATCGAGCCGGACGACACCGACCTCTACACCACGCGCATCGCGCCCGACAACATCGCGGTGAGCACCAGCGTCGCGGACTGGGCCGAGTCCGCCTTCCCCGACGGCGGGAACTACTTCACGCTCGAGGGACCCGCGGGCGTCTCGGTCGTCAACGAGCGCAACGAGGGCTGGAACGACGTCATCGGCGCCGATTCCAAGTTCACGAAGCTCGGTGCCCAGACCGCCAACTGGTCGACCGAGGAGGCCAAGAGCGTCTTCGAGACCGTCCTCAAGTCGAACAACAACGACGTGCAGCTCGTCTTCGCGCAGAACGACGAGATGGGCCTCGGCGCCATCCAGGCCGTCCAGGAGGCCGGCCTGACCCCCGGCAAGGACGTCAAGATCGCCACCATCGACGGCACCTCCAGCGCGCTGAAGGCACTCGCCGCCGGCCAGCTGAACTTCGTCGCCGAGTACAACCCGCTGTTCGGGGACACCGCCCTCGACGCCGTCAAGAAGACGCTCGCCGGCGAGAAGGTCGACTCCTCGATCGTCGTGCCGAGCGAGACCTTCGACTCGCCCGAGGTCGCCGCCGAGGTCCTGCCCGACCGCAAGTTCTAG
- a CDS encoding sugar ABC transporter ATP-binding protein yields the protein MIASPPIVKMKNISISFPGVKALDGVDFRLFPGEVHTLMGENGAGKSTLIKALTGVYRIDSGEIVIGGSPRRLTGTADAQAAGISTVYQEVNLVSNLSIGENVMLGYEVRGRFGIDWKATHAAAEVALAKLGLDHLNTRHSLSTLSIAMQQLVAISRSTVSESKVLILDEPTSSLDANEVENLFVVIRRLRSEGVAILFVSHFLDQVYAISDRLTVLRNGKYIGEYLTAELDRTSLISKMIGKDIAALRSLDAEREGSDHLYSDAPLYSAKGLGRKGSIEPTDLTLHRGEVVGFAGLLGSGRTELARLIYGVDKPETGDITLHGKKVDVPTPTAGLAHKIAFASENRRDEGIIRDLSVRENLILAVQAKRGWARPLSKKEKDEIVDKYLVELNVRPADPDRPISKLSGGNQQKVLLGRWLATKPEILILDEPTRGIDVGAKAEIQEKIVALAGEGVAVVFISSELDEVVRLSDRIIVLKDHRVIAQILNDSAVTPESIVNTIAAEGVVDEDVVVLEGTMQEASS from the coding sequence ATGATCGCCTCACCTCCGATCGTCAAGATGAAGAACATCTCGATCAGCTTCCCCGGCGTCAAGGCGCTCGACGGCGTCGACTTCCGCCTCTTCCCGGGGGAGGTCCACACGCTCATGGGCGAGAACGGCGCCGGCAAGTCGACCCTCATCAAGGCCCTGACCGGTGTCTACCGCATCGACAGCGGCGAGATCGTCATCGGCGGCTCGCCGCGACGCCTCACCGGCACCGCTGACGCACAGGCCGCCGGCATCTCCACCGTCTACCAGGAGGTCAACCTCGTCTCGAACCTCTCCATCGGGGAGAACGTGATGCTCGGCTACGAGGTCCGCGGCCGGTTCGGCATCGACTGGAAGGCCACGCACGCGGCGGCCGAGGTCGCCCTCGCCAAGCTCGGGCTGGACCACCTCAACACCCGCCACTCCCTTTCGACCCTCTCGATCGCCATGCAGCAGCTCGTCGCGATCAGCCGCTCGACGGTGAGCGAGTCGAAGGTCCTGATCCTCGACGAGCCGACCTCGAGCCTGGACGCGAACGAGGTGGAGAACCTCTTCGTCGTCATCCGGCGGCTTCGGTCGGAGGGTGTCGCGATCCTGTTCGTGTCGCACTTCCTCGACCAGGTCTACGCGATCAGCGACCGTCTCACGGTGCTGCGCAACGGGAAGTACATCGGCGAGTACCTCACCGCCGAGCTCGACCGCACCTCGCTCATCTCCAAGATGATCGGCAAGGACATCGCGGCGCTGCGCTCCCTCGACGCCGAGCGCGAGGGCAGCGACCACCTCTACTCGGACGCACCGCTCTACTCGGCGAAGGGCCTGGGACGGAAGGGCTCGATCGAACCCACCGACCTCACCCTGCATCGCGGGGAGGTCGTCGGGTTCGCCGGGCTCCTCGGCTCGGGCCGCACCGAGCTCGCGCGCCTGATCTACGGCGTCGACAAGCCCGAGACGGGTGACATCACCCTGCACGGCAAGAAGGTCGACGTGCCGACCCCGACCGCCGGACTCGCGCACAAGATCGCCTTCGCGAGCGAGAACCGCCGAGACGAGGGCATCATCCGGGACCTCTCGGTCCGGGAGAACCTCATCCTCGCGGTCCAGGCCAAGCGCGGCTGGGCCCGACCCCTCTCCAAGAAGGAGAAGGACGAGATCGTCGACAAGTACCTGGTCGAGCTCAACGTCCGCCCCGCCGATCCCGATCGCCCGATCAGCAAGCTCTCCGGCGGGAACCAGCAGAAGGTCCTCCTCGGCCGCTGGCTGGCCACCAAGCCGGAGATCCTCATCCTGGACGAGCCCACGCGCGGCATCGACGTCGGCGCCAAGGCGGAGATCCAGGAGAAGATCGTCGCTCTCGCCGGTGAGGGCGTCGCCGTCGTCTTCATCTCCTCCGAGCTCGACGAGGTGGTCCGCCTCAGCGACCGCATCATCGTGCTCAAGGACCACCGTGTGATCGCGCAGATCCTCAACGACTCCGCGGTGACGCCGGAGTCGATCGTCAACACCATCGCAGCAGAGGGAGTCGTCGACGAGGACGTCGTCGTCCTCGAGGGCACCATGCAGGAGGCATCATCATGA
- a CDS encoding family 43 glycosylhydrolase: MKPFLRPLVLATAVALTAPLFVASAASAAPGDPAGAILRYDFASGSGTSVVDSSGNGRDGQIVGGATRQDGALRLDGVDDYVDLPDDLLAGITDITVEADVWIDPAQATPYFIYGLGNTTSGAGNGYLFTSGDGYRTSITTGDYRSEQTVSQGRAVPRGTWAHLTYTLAGTTATIYLDGVKVGSSTVTIDPKDIGGGRTTANYIGRSNYDADNRFRGQIREFAIYDRALTSTEVLAASGNTTILADATLSGDVLKTAPIIDSVNHVVTFPVKPGVPLTSLTPTFTTAAGVTANPASGTVRDLSSPKTVVLTPSDGGPTTTWTLKAITMNSPSIPGLYADPNIAVFGDTYYLYATTDGLPGWGGNQFFVWSSKDLVDWTRSSQPIITLDGANGNVPWAVGNAWAPTIIEKGGKYYFYFSGQNAALNRKTIGVAVADSPTGPFTAQPTAMITNGESVNSGQAIDPAAFTDPATGKSYLFWGNGVPLYAELSDDMLSVKSGTIKRIDGLTDFREGAFVNVRDGLYHLTYSIDDTGSENYRIGYATATSIGGPWTYRGVVLEKDPSQGILATGHNSIINVPGTDDWYIAYHRFAFAGGDGTHRETTLDRVTFSPTTGLMEKVKPTLQGVSPQRVQDSAPLAASITGTATVGSTLTAVASSPWTATAYQWKRAGTAIPGATASTYTLTASDKGTIVSVAVTAAKPQWSPSTQSAQVGPIAEAAASPITVTASSSTRCVQGRVVLSVTVTNPNPFPVKAAISTAYGTKSIAEIAAGKSAVHAFTTREASIAGGSASASATAFVSGKPATATTVAPYPAASCG; encoded by the coding sequence ATGAAGCCCTTCCTGCGTCCGCTCGTCCTCGCGACAGCCGTCGCCCTCACAGCTCCCCTGTTCGTCGCATCGGCGGCGTCCGCCGCGCCGGGCGATCCCGCAGGCGCGATCCTGCGCTACGACTTCGCTTCGGGCTCCGGGACATCCGTCGTCGACAGCAGCGGCAACGGCCGCGACGGGCAGATCGTCGGCGGCGCCACGCGGCAGGACGGCGCCCTGCGCCTCGACGGCGTCGACGACTACGTGGACCTCCCCGACGACCTGCTCGCCGGCATCACCGACATCACGGTCGAGGCCGACGTCTGGATCGATCCCGCCCAGGCCACGCCGTACTTCATCTACGGCCTCGGCAACACCACCTCTGGTGCGGGGAACGGATACCTCTTCACCTCGGGTGACGGCTACCGCACCAGCATCACGACCGGCGACTACCGGTCGGAGCAGACGGTGTCGCAGGGCAGGGCCGTGCCGCGCGGAACCTGGGCGCACCTCACCTACACGCTGGCCGGCACGACGGCCACCATCTACCTCGACGGCGTGAAGGTGGGCAGCTCCACCGTGACCATCGACCCGAAGGACATCGGCGGCGGCCGTACGACGGCCAACTACATCGGCCGCTCGAACTACGACGCCGACAACCGCTTCCGCGGCCAGATCCGCGAATTCGCCATCTACGACCGGGCGCTCACCTCGACCGAGGTGCTCGCCGCCTCCGGCAACACGACGATCCTGGCGGACGCCACGCTCTCCGGGGACGTCCTCAAGACGGCGCCGATCATCGACTCCGTCAACCACGTGGTCACCTTCCCGGTGAAGCCCGGGGTGCCGCTGACCTCGCTGACCCCGACCTTCACGACCGCGGCGGGGGTCACCGCCAACCCGGCATCCGGGACGGTCCGGGACCTGTCCAGCCCGAAGACGGTCGTGCTGACGCCCTCGGACGGCGGGCCGACGACCACCTGGACGCTGAAGGCGATCACGATGAACAGCCCCTCCATCCCGGGCCTGTACGCCGACCCCAACATCGCAGTCTTCGGCGACACCTACTACCTCTACGCGACCACCGACGGCCTCCCCGGGTGGGGCGGCAACCAGTTCTTCGTCTGGTCGTCGAAGGACCTCGTCGACTGGACCCGCTCGAGCCAACCCATCATCACCCTCGACGGCGCGAACGGCAACGTCCCCTGGGCCGTCGGCAACGCCTGGGCGCCGACCATCATCGAGAAGGGCGGGAAGTACTACTTCTACTTCTCCGGCCAGAACGCCGCGCTCAACCGCAAGACGATCGGCGTCGCGGTCGCCGACAGCCCGACAGGGCCGTTCACCGCGCAGCCGACGGCCATGATCACCAACGGCGAGTCCGTGAACTCCGGTCAGGCCATCGACCCGGCCGCGTTCACCGATCCGGCGACAGGGAAGTCGTACCTCTTCTGGGGCAACGGCGTGCCCCTGTACGCCGAGCTGTCGGACGACATGCTCTCGGTCAAGTCCGGCACGATCAAGCGGATCGACGGCCTCACCGACTTCCGCGAGGGCGCCTTCGTGAACGTGCGCGACGGGCTCTACCACCTGACCTACTCCATCGACGACACCGGCTCCGAGAACTACCGCATCGGCTACGCCACCGCGACGAGCATCGGCGGACCGTGGACCTACCGGGGCGTGGTCCTGGAGAAGGACCCCAGCCAGGGCATCCTCGCCACCGGCCACAACTCGATCATCAACGTCCCGGGCACCGACGACTGGTACATCGCGTACCACCGCTTCGCCTTCGCCGGCGGCGACGGCACCCACCGTGAGACGACGCTCGACCGGGTCACGTTCTCCCCCACGACCGGGCTCATGGAGAAGGTGAAGCCCACGCTGCAGGGGGTGAGCCCGCAGCGGGTGCAGGATTCCGCGCCGCTCGCGGCGTCGATCACCGGCACGGCGACGGTGGGCAGCACGCTCACCGCGGTCGCCTCCTCGCCCTGGACCGCCACCGCCTACCAGTGGAAGCGCGCGGGCACGGCGATCCCCGGCGCGACCGCCTCGACCTACACGCTCACGGCCTCCGACAAGGGGACGATCGTGTCGGTCGCGGTCACTGCTGCGAAGCCGCAGTGGTCGCCATCCACCCAGTCCGCGCAGGTCGGCCCGATCGCCGAGGCCGCCGCCTCCCCCATCACCGTCACCGCCTCGAGCAGCACGCGCTGCGTGCAGGGCCGGGTGGTCCTGTCGGTCACCGTCACCAACCCGAACCCCTTCCCCGTGAAGGCGGCCATCAGCACGGCCTACGGCACGAAGTCGATCGCGGAGATCGCCGCCGGCAAGAGCGCCGTGCACGCGTTCACCACCCGTGAGGCGAGCATCGCCGGCGGCTCGGCGAGCGCATCCGCGACGGCCTTCGTCTCGGGGAAGCCCGCGACCGCGACCACCGTCGCCCCCTATCCCGCCGCCAGCTGCGGCTGA
- a CDS encoding ABC transporter permease, whose amino-acid sequence MSTDTRTNRPSLLTGLVRRQWFGGAVAILLLLLVNVAKDPGYLAISTSPSTGYFVGNLIDIARAAAPILMIAVGMCLVIATGGIDLSVGSIMVVAGAVSMEFLNAAGAPDSLGAAAGALGLALLISAVLGAINGILVSVVGLQPFISTLVVMLAGRGLAKVITGGQNTAATNEPFRWLANGYVFGLPVVFLLAIAIVIAVGLLVRRSALGLMLEAIGMDAKAARLAGLNRRALLLTAYISSGILAGVAGVFATASVMTVDTSRTGYQLELDAILAVVIGGTSLAGGKFNIAGAAVGAILIATLDKTVVFLGVSSSATPAFKAIVIVALCLLQSERVRSAFSHRREARRRAPQKESIPA is encoded by the coding sequence ATGAGCACCGACACCCGGACGAACAGGCCCTCGCTCCTGACCGGCCTCGTCCGCAGGCAGTGGTTCGGGGGCGCCGTCGCGATCCTCCTCCTCCTCCTGGTCAACGTCGCGAAGGACCCGGGGTACCTCGCGATCTCGACGAGTCCGAGCACGGGCTACTTCGTCGGCAACCTGATCGACATCGCCCGGGCGGCGGCACCGATCCTGATGATCGCGGTCGGCATGTGCCTCGTCATCGCGACCGGCGGCATCGACCTCTCGGTCGGCTCGATCATGGTGGTCGCCGGCGCCGTGTCGATGGAGTTCCTGAACGCCGCCGGCGCCCCCGACTCGCTCGGGGCCGCGGCCGGCGCGTTGGGCCTGGCCCTGCTCATCAGCGCCGTCCTCGGCGCCATCAACGGCATCCTGGTCTCGGTGGTCGGCCTCCAGCCCTTCATCAGCACGCTCGTCGTGATGCTCGCCGGTCGAGGCCTCGCGAAGGTGATCACCGGGGGCCAGAACACGGCCGCCACCAACGAGCCCTTCCGCTGGCTGGCCAACGGCTACGTCTTCGGCCTCCCGGTCGTGTTCCTCCTCGCCATCGCGATCGTCATCGCGGTCGGGCTCCTGGTCCGCCGGAGCGCGCTCGGTCTGATGCTCGAGGCCATCGGCATGGACGCCAAGGCCGCCCGCCTCGCGGGCCTCAACCGCCGAGCGCTGCTGCTCACCGCCTACATCAGCAGCGGCATCCTCGCCGGAGTGGCGGGGGTCTTCGCCACCGCGAGCGTCATGACCGTCGACACCTCCCGCACCGGGTACCAGCTCGAGCTCGACGCGATCCTCGCCGTCGTCATCGGCGGCACCTCGCTCGCGGGCGGCAAGTTCAACATCGCCGGAGCCGCGGTCGGAGCGATCCTGATCGCGACCCTCGACAAGACCGTGGTCTTCCTCGGCGTCTCCTCCTCCGCGACGCCGGCCTTCAAGGCGATCGTGATCGTCGCCCTCTGCCTCCTGCAGTCCGAGCGCGTCCGCTCCGCCTTCTCCCACCGCCGCGAAGCGCGTCGTCGCGCCCCGCAGAAAGAGTCGATCCCCGCATGA
- a CDS encoding ABC transporter permease subunit, with amino-acid sequence MSALLTRPAPQAAPERTTVRSYLSQHREKLPTVAALVIFVGMLLYGEAAYGRILQASTLSNLLVNNAHLIILAVGLTFVILTGGIDLSVGAVIAFSSVSGVLLINAGWNPWVVLLLMVLIGSAFGLVSGILIQYFNVQPFIATLAMMFLARGLASMLSTVPERLADDSPVLALAAPIKLIDGPKVNDFVISPGVIIAVVVVAVAFFVLHRTRIGRTVYAMGGSEQSSALMGLPVLRAKLLIYVISGTLAGLAGVVYTARLGSAQNITGTGWELDAIAATVIGGTLLTGGVGFVLGSVVGAMVLGLMNVLITRDGGIPPEATTIITGGILLVFVLLQRAVMARSKT; translated from the coding sequence ATGAGCGCCCTGCTGACCCGACCCGCCCCGCAGGCGGCCCCCGAGCGCACCACCGTCCGGTCCTACCTCAGCCAGCACCGCGAGAAGCTGCCGACCGTGGCGGCCCTCGTCATCTTCGTCGGCATGCTCCTCTACGGCGAGGCGGCCTACGGCCGCATCCTGCAGGCCAGCACGCTGTCGAACCTCCTGGTCAACAACGCGCACCTGATCATCCTCGCGGTGGGGCTCACCTTCGTGATCCTGACCGGCGGGATCGACCTGTCCGTCGGTGCCGTCATCGCCTTCAGCAGCGTCAGCGGCGTGCTCCTGATCAACGCCGGCTGGAACCCCTGGGTCGTCCTCCTCCTCATGGTCCTCATCGGCTCCGCGTTCGGCTTGGTGTCGGGCATCCTGATCCAGTACTTCAACGTGCAGCCGTTCATCGCGACGCTGGCGATGATGTTCCTGGCTCGGGGGCTCGCCTCGATGCTGAGCACAGTGCCGGAGCGCCTCGCCGACGACTCGCCGGTGCTCGCGCTGGCGGCGCCGATCAAGCTGATCGACGGACCGAAGGTCAACGACTTCGTCATCAGCCCCGGCGTGATCATCGCGGTGGTGGTCGTGGCCGTGGCGTTCTTCGTGCTGCACCGCACCCGGATCGGGCGCACGGTCTACGCGATGGGCGGCTCCGAGCAGTCGTCCGCGCTGATGGGCCTGCCGGTCCTCCGCGCGAAGCTGCTCATCTACGTGATCAGCGGCACGCTCGCCGGTCTCGCCGGCGTCGTCTACACCGCTCGCCTCGGCAGCGCGCAGAACATCACCGGCACCGGATGGGAGCTCGACGCGATCGCGGCGACCGTCATCGGCGGCACCCTGCTCACCGGCGGCGTCGGCTTCGTCCTCGGCTCCGTCGTGGGAGCGATGGTGCTCGGCCTGATGAACGTGCTGATCACCCGTGACGGCGGCATCCCGCCCGAGGCGACCACCATCATCACCGGCGGGATCCTGCTGGTGTTCGTGCTCCTGCAGCGCGCGGTGATGGCCCGCAGCAAGACCTGA
- a CDS encoding sugar ABC transporter ATP-binding protein codes for MDFESGPALSGAHLRLVPGEIHGLLGGNGAGKSTLIKTLTGVHRPHAGVIAIDGVERAFSGPADARSAGISAVFQDERLTDNLSIGENMMLGHELRGGFGISWSRTHQRAAEMLSELGLGDLDPRLPLRSLSPALRQLVAISRAMVDRPRVLLLDEPTSSLDAGDVARLFVVLRKLRDGGVAILFVSHFLEQVLTLSDRITVLRDGSTVGEYPARSMDRAELIAKMIGKDIDALRRIGSDRREHRRQPVGPPFYQAVALGRRGAVAPTDLELHRGEIVGFAGLRGSGRTELASLLSGVERSDSGRIFIDGEPTPLIGPIAGLRNRIAHVSEDRHRDGIIGDLSLRENIVLGVQARRGWAHPLSSAESDDLVSMYIDMLDIRPADPDIPVRSLSGGNQQKVVLARCLATRPRVLVLDEPGRGIDMAAKVDIQARISQLAKEGIAVVYISSELEEVVRLSDRIVVFKDREKIGEVSNGPWLTVDTVVEMIAADADPDLDEDAEDPW; via the coding sequence GTGGACTTCGAATCCGGTCCCGCCCTGTCGGGGGCGCACCTGCGCCTCGTACCCGGGGAGATCCACGGGCTCCTGGGCGGGAACGGCGCGGGCAAGTCGACGCTCATCAAGACGCTCACCGGCGTCCACCGTCCCCACGCCGGCGTGATCGCGATCGACGGGGTCGAGCGCGCATTCTCCGGACCCGCGGACGCGAGATCGGCCGGCATCTCGGCGGTGTTCCAGGACGAGCGCCTCACGGACAACCTCAGCATCGGCGAGAACATGATGCTCGGACACGAGCTCCGCGGCGGGTTCGGCATCTCCTGGTCGCGAACCCACCAGCGCGCGGCCGAGATGCTCAGCGAGCTGGGCCTCGGCGATCTCGATCCCCGACTCCCCCTCCGGTCGCTCTCCCCCGCGCTCCGCCAGCTCGTGGCGATCAGCCGCGCCATGGTCGACCGGCCCCGCGTCCTCCTGCTCGACGAGCCGACGTCGAGCCTGGACGCCGGCGACGTCGCCCGGCTCTTCGTCGTGCTGCGGAAGCTGCGGGACGGAGGCGTGGCGATCCTCTTCGTGTCGCACTTCCTCGAGCAGGTCCTCACCTTGAGCGACCGCATCACGGTGCTGCGGGACGGCAGCACGGTCGGCGAGTACCCCGCGCGATCGATGGACCGGGCCGAGCTGATCGCCAAGATGATCGGGAAGGACATCGACGCGCTCCGCAGGATCGGCTCCGACCGTCGCGAACATCGCCGACAGCCCGTCGGCCCCCCGTTCTACCAAGCCGTGGCCCTCGGCCGCCGCGGAGCCGTCGCCCCGACCGACCTGGAGCTGCACCGAGGCGAGATCGTCGGCTTCGCCGGCTTGCGAGGGTCAGGTCGCACGGAGCTGGCCTCGCTCCTGAGCGGGGTGGAACGCTCCGACTCGGGCCGCATATTCATCGACGGAGAGCCGACGCCGTTGATCGGACCGATCGCCGGTCTCCGCAACCGGATCGCGCACGTGAGCGAGGACCGTCACCGGGACGGGATCATCGGCGATCTGTCGCTCCGGGAGAACATCGTGCTCGGCGTCCAGGCCCGCCGCGGATGGGCCCACCCGCTCTCGTCCGCCGAGAGCGACGACCTGGTCAGCATGTACATCGACATGCTCGACATCCGGCCGGCCGACCCGGACATCCCGGTCAGGTCCCTCTCGGGCGGCAACCAGCAGAAGGTGGTCCTCGCGCGTTGCCTCGCGACCCGGCCGCGTGTGCTCGTGCTGGACGAGCCGGGCCGTGGGATCGACATGGCCGCGAAGGTCGACATCCAGGCCCGCATCTCGCAGCTCGCGAAGGAGGGCATCGCTGTCGTCTACATCTCGTCGGAGCTCGAGGAGGTCGTCCGCCTGAGCGACCGCATCGTCGTGTTCAAGGACCGCGAGAAGATCGGCGAGGTGAGCAATGGCCCGTGGCTGACGGTCGACACGGTCGTCGAGATGATCGCGGCGGACGCCGATCCCGACCTCGACGAGGACGCGGAAGATCCATGGTGA
- a CDS encoding WxL protein peptidoglycan domain-containing protein, with amino-acid sequence MTVFGRSMVALVAAGLTLGAAPPASAAEDVTWAVSPATDGAPDERSWIELDLAPGATADEEAAVRNLSDQTVTFRVDAADGYFTDTGRFNMLPSDTPSVDAGTWISAPESVTVEPGATAIVPFTVTVPEDAEPGDHAAGIAASLISAGADASGASVGVESRIGFRVMTRVTGDVTPGVAIESARSEYHPSWNPFRPGSVTLDAEVVNTGNVRLLVGGTASAQGASAPIVAGDAAQQELLPGDRRAVSIPLDGVWPLFLVGADLTVTPTVVALDGAEPASVDPVTASTTVVAIPWAQLLVLLGVALILAAVLVGRSRSRRRVVALVQQAKEEGRREAAGSGRPDDGSAAASV; translated from the coding sequence ATGACGGTGTTCGGGCGCTCGATGGTCGCCCTCGTGGCCGCGGGGCTCACGTTGGGCGCCGCGCCCCCGGCCAGCGCGGCCGAGGACGTCACGTGGGCCGTGAGTCCGGCGACGGACGGCGCCCCCGACGAACGGTCCTGGATCGAGCTCGACCTCGCGCCCGGCGCGACCGCGGACGAGGAGGCGGCCGTCCGCAATCTCAGCGACCAGACCGTGACCTTCCGCGTCGACGCCGCCGACGGCTACTTCACCGACACGGGCCGCTTCAACATGCTCCCCTCGGACACCCCGTCCGTCGATGCCGGCACGTGGATCTCGGCTCCCGAGTCCGTGACCGTGGAGCCGGGCGCCACCGCCATCGTCCCCTTCACCGTCACCGTCCCCGAGGACGCCGAACCCGGCGACCACGCCGCGGGCATCGCGGCCTCCCTGATCTCCGCCGGCGCCGACGCCTCCGGCGCCTCCGTCGGCGTCGAGAGCCGCATCGGCTTCCGCGTGATGACGCGCGTGACCGGTGATGTCACCCCGGGCGTCGCCATCGAGAGCGCGCGCTCCGAGTACCACCCCTCGTGGAATCCCTTCCGACCCGGCTCGGTCACCCTCGACGCCGAGGTCGTCAACACCGGCAACGTGCGCCTGCTGGTCGGCGGGACCGCGTCGGCACAGGGCGCCTCGGCCCCCATCGTCGCCGGGGACGCCGCTCAGCAGGAGCTCCTGCCGGGCGATCGCCGCGCGGTGTCGATCCCCCTGGACGGGGTCTGGCCGCTGTTCCTGGTCGGGGCCGACCTGACGGTCACGCCGACGGTCGTCGCGCTCGATGGAGCGGAGCCCGCTTCCGTGGACCCGGTCACCGCGTCGACGACGGTCGTCGCCATCCCCTGGGCGCAGCTGCTCGTCCTGCTCGGCGTCGCGCTCATCCTCGCCGCCGTCCTCGTCGGCCGCTCGCGCTCGCGCCGCCGTGTCGTCGCGCTCGTGCAGCAGGCCAAGGAGGAGGGACGGCGCGAGGCCGCGGGGAGCGGCCGCCCGGATGACGGAAGCGCCGCCGCCTCCGTCTGA